CTGGAGTAAAGACCTCCGAGCGTGAAAGGAGGTCCGCATAGGCTTCGACACTGCGCTTCAATAGTCCCCGTGCATCCCAGCACTGGCCGTACACTTTCTTTGCCTGCAGCAGCAGCGAAAGCTCCTCCCGGGTCACGAGCGCCTGCATCGGCGGGATCCCGCCGAACGGGGCCGAAAGCATCCGCGTCACCCAGGAGACCGCAGCGACCAGCGGATACAGCGAAATTTCCCCCATGCGGACGATTCTCCCGGCCGCGGAGGCGAGCCGATCCGCACGGGGACGCGCGAAGCTCTTCGGGACGACCTCTCCCAGGACGATGACGAGCGGGGTGACCAGCAGGACGGCAGCGAGCGACGCGTATTCCCCGAACCCGGGCAGGAGGTGCGAGGTGACGACCACCGAGGAAAGGACCACGAAGACGTTCGTCGCCGTGAGGGTGGTGGCGAGGGCGCGCTCCGGCTTCGACAGGAGGTCGAGCGCCAGGCCGGCGCCCCGGTTCCCCTGGCGGAACCGCTCGGTGAGCTTGTGGCGGTCCGCCGAGACCAGCACCATCTCGGCACCGGTGAAAAGGGCCTCCATCAGGAGGCAGAAGGCGACGAGGAGGACGATGCCCACGCTATTCCTCCTTCTCCGGCATCGAAGGCAAAGCGGGGCGCACGCCGACCTCGACGATCCGCAGCCCCTTCATCCGCTCCACCGTGAAGGAGATCCCATCCCGCGAGGTCTTCTCCCCGGGAGCGGGCATCCTTCCGAACTCGTGGAGGAGGAACCCGGCGACCGTGTCGAAATCCAGGTCCGGGATCTCGGTCCCGAACTCCTCGTTGAAATGGCGGATCGGGGTCTTCCCGAGGACGAGGGAGGAACCGTCGGGACGCCGCACGATCTCCTTCTCTTCCCGGTCCCGGTCCCGCTCCTCCCGGATCTCCCCGAACAGCTCCTCGAGGACGTCCTCCAGCGTCACGATCCCGGCCGTCTCCCCGTACTCGTCCACGACGATCGCGATGTGCATCTTCCGCCTCTGGAACTCGCGCAGCAGCGGCGGGAGCTTCTGCACCTCGGGGACGACGTAGGGGGGCCGGACGAGATCCTGCCACACC
This sequence is a window from Candidatus Deferrimicrobium sp.. Protein-coding genes within it:
- a CDS encoding DUF21 domain-containing protein — translated: MGIVLLVAFCLLMEALFTGAEMVLVSADRHKLTERFRQGNRGAGLALDLLSKPERALATTLTATNVFVVLSSVVVTSHLLPGFGEYASLAAVLLVTPLVIVLGEVVPKSFARPRADRLASAAGRIVRMGEISLYPLVAAVSWVTRMLSAPFGGIPPMQALVTREELSLLLQAKKVYGQCWDARGLLKRSVEAYADLLSRSEVFTP